The following proteins come from a genomic window of Gossypium raimondii isolate GPD5lz chromosome 5, ASM2569854v1, whole genome shotgun sequence:
- the LOC105768713 gene encoding helicase protein MOM1 isoform X3, translating into MSTGYVEKPCNYIQQHMSSADLQTGRDRNACIICRLDGKLLCCCGKGCQRSYHLSCLEPPLEEFPLGAWYCLACVRKKLESGIYSVSEGIEAIWDSRELEASEDGLQRQKQYFVKYEGLAHVHNRWLSEDQVLLEAPSLVAKYNQRNQGSVWKQQWVVPHRLLQKRLLMFPRECDEHHNKEHNGDKLNCHVEWLVKWCGLGYEHASWEFENASFFSCPGGQNLIQEYETRKKAQKASKFDKERAVASLKISQLPAAVSSGLDANLDAVNKLCNYWRRGQNAIIFDDQERISNVISSILAFPCDISSPFLIISTSASQYSWDEEFLHLAPSADIVVYSGSKEVRDSIRNLEFYDEGGCIMFQVLITSPEVISEDFNLLSCIGWEAIIVDECQRPRITSCFEQIKILTSNKRLLIISSQLKDNVAEYLNLFSLLDSQSGSNGSESLLTDSSDDIDTLKERLAKYVAYERKLESSRFLEYWVPVLLSNVQLEKYCFTLLSNSLSLCSPSKSDPVGVLRNILISNRKCCDHPYTVDQSLQLLLTKGLREVEFLDVGIKASGKLQLLDAMLCEIKKRELKVLILFQYIGGSGRDLMGDILDDFLRQRFGIDSYERVDGGVTPSKKQSALNRFNNEKQRFVFLLETRACLSSIKLSTVGTVIIFGSDWSPMNDLRALQRITLDSQLEQIKVFRLYSSFTVEEKLLMLSKQDKTIDSNIEYISPSSSHMLLKWGASYLFSQLDKFHGITIPDASILSEQSHLKYVIQEFFTILHQAGIDDDASKLSLILQAKQNQGMYRTEMPLFGVQKIQVMNEDPPHTFWTKLLEGKSPRWKYCTSSSQRNRKRVHYFEDLQKEPEAESAEVAKRRKKVVSDGKDHPSPKAVLQEGKLAAGYRKGSSGTLPYDFTPLSRSIASGSDTIHATSNSLHPDNNVSKIPALKIVEWERRKQRDSQKNLHVLLKPQIAKLCEVLHLTEDVKAMVERFLEYVMNNHLVNKEPTTILQAFQISLCWSAASLLKQKLDHKESLALAKQHLGFTCKKEEADYVYSMLRCLKRMFLYRTGYLKVLSSPKASGLPGKSVGKDYSSAASYQHNIKAETEDLSDFREGSDIQAISESRLAPEIRLAQRDLLKSIKEIEKKCDKQMRKLIEKHKQEVEQFNQKYEYEKAQLENKKRTEAAVIRLHSNVSMRTDKLNNLDTEYARKFDELEQQMDLHLKNLEALQVAARSNFLERKTRWVESVKSWARVELVKPPVSLANLSEERSSAGIIHSASGSEVRQSKIVHIVNDEVMAYGDPINKARPFKDNSEVASVENLGFWEGQENLASLLAPSSQKYFDINSLRKVDGETPLRESGTIISSKGQQNFVSLEASPSAEIPEESNLRETDVQVPLREIVAVNSGEGQENLASTEALSYEETTDGAVLSNFDGEVHLRVPEIVCSGEGYENLPSVVVSSSEEVPGGTTLNMAEGELPFSRPEAIGSTEGQENIMSANCSFEKQIPGGATLNLPDGEIPRSTAVIATSCDGMDIIVCTNSSTSKEQIPDTAACSMPTKEVSLVEPETVPSEVLEEISVQRENDGTSPIENDQLDGIQCTMNCEAEFQEPSLADLSSMQPVPTSDQGGPQPPDLVSPNVGPLPYASSEAQARCMSNNEMRNASQLAETSPFNGAIDATCNMSNPDTTGVELREQMQQLRSSESTSNLSHPDLPSVTAVEHQSNNEGQTANQSSQAPTQPVANHIELSNQDFLQPLHSPIDGAVDRLVRQASETRTASVPFVSNGLPLQTEPALSSRMHPTFYHDPLQNEMERILKEKEQTAKVHEDMKLQLKLECEKEIKEVIVQIRQKYEAKLKEKEAEFLLHRTELSETYNKVLLHKILAEAFRSKCMDNRASGSAGTKKEANSNFMPQQVQLSSQQMVQQPPAASGLPSTGSASSMQTVSPAVVNAQILQRSTASGIPSTGSASTMQIVSPAVVNAQTLQLSTASGIPSTGSASTMQTVSPAVVNAQTLQRSTASGIPSTGSTSTMQTVSPAVVNAQTLQRSTASGIPSSSSTSTMQTVSLAAVNAQTLQPSTASGIPPTGSASSMQTVSPAVGNAQTLPPSTASGIPSTGSATSMQTVSPALVNAQTMGPHLQVVKSSALFSGTPTRSPHIGNISSTGNLKIGTEIRAPAPHLQPFRPSSSISPSSLPLHSHVNHLARRQASITGQSGRIQHEVVGGLAAPPRSFSPGANANPPGFLLPNVSSRLMPSSRSNSAQQGGGATDVVCLSDDD; encoded by the exons ATGAGCACAGGATATGTTGAAAAGCCCTGTAACTATATACAGCAACATATGTCCTCTGCAGATCTTCAAACAGGCCGTGATCGAAATGCTTGCATCATATGCAGACTTGATGGAAAGCTCTT ATGTTGTTGTGGAAAAGGGTGCCAAAGAAGCTACCATCTTTCGTGTCTTGAACCTCCCCTTGAGGAGTTTCCTCTTGGAGCTTGGTACTGTCTAGCATGTGTGAGGAAAAAATTAGAATCAGGGATTTATTCAGTTTCGGAGGGAATAGAAGCAATTTGGGATTCTAGAGAACTGGAGGCTTCGGAGGATG GATTGCAAAGACAGAAGCAATATTTTGTGAAATATGAAGGTCTTGCTCACGTTCATAATCGTTGGCTATCAGAGGATCAGGTGTTGCTTGAAGCTCCATCACTCGTTGCAAAATATAACCAGAGAAACCAG GGTTCTGTTTGGAAGCAACAGTGGGTGGTTCCACATCGTTTGCTACAGAAAAGATTGTTGATGTTTCCCAGGGAGTGTGATGAGCATCATAATAAAGAGCACAATGGTGATAAGTTAAATTGTCATGTTGAATGGCTTGTGAAATGGTGTGGTCTTGGTTATGAACATGCTTCATGGGAGTTCGAGAATGCTTCGTTTTTCAGTTGTCCAGGAGGTCAGAACCTTATACAAGAATATGAAACTCGCAAGAAGGCCCAGAAAGCTTCTAAATTTGATAAG GAAAGAGCAGTTGCATCCCTAAAAATTTCTCAATTACCAGCTGCAGTTTCATCTGGACTGGATGCTAATCTTGATGCTGTTAACAAACTATGCAACTATTGGCGTAGGGGCCAGAATGCAATTATTTTTGATGACCAG GAAAGAATATCAAATGTTATTTCTTCCATTCTAGCTTTTCCATGTGATATCTCAAGTCCTTTTCTCATTATCTCTACCTCCGCTTCGCAATATTCATGGGATGAGGAGTTCCTGCATTTAGCACCATCTGCTGATATTGTGGTTTACAGCGGCAGTAAAGAAGTTCGGGATAGTATTAGGAATCTGGAGTTTTATGATGAAGGAGGTTGTATAATGTTTCAAGTACTTATAACCTCACCAGAAGTTATCAGTGAG GACTTCAACTTGCTTTCTTGTATAGGATGGGAGGCAATAATAGTGGATGAGTGCCAACGTCCAAGAATTACTTCTTGTTTTGAACAAATTAAGATTTTAACTTCCAATAAGAGGCTTCTAATAATCAGCAGTCAACTGAAG GATAATGTGGCTGAGTACCttaatcttttttctttgcttgattCTCAAAGTGGTTCAAATGGTAGTGAGAGCTTGCTAACGGATTCAAGTGATGATATTGACACTTTGAAGGAGAGATTGGCAAAATATGTTGCTTATGAGCGCAAGCTAGAATCATCTAGGTTTCTAGAGTACTGGGTTCCTGTACTCTTATCCAATGTGCAGCTAGAGAAGTATTGTTTTACTCTACTTTcaaattctctctctctttgttcCCCTTCAAAGAGTGATCCTGTTGGAGTTCTCCGTAACATTCTTATCTCCAACCGAAAG TGTTGTGATCATCCGTATACTGTGGATCAATCCCTTCAACTGTTGCTTACTAAAGGCCTCCGAGAGGTTGAGTTTTTGGATGTTGGCATAAAAGCGAGTGGCAAATTACAACTTCTTGATGCAATGCTTTGTGAGATCAAAAAACGAGAGTTAAAAGTGCTTATTCTTTTCCAG TACATTGGAGGCTCTGGAAGGGATTTAATGGGAGATATTTTGGATGACTTTCTGCGTCAAAGATTTGGTATAGATTCTTATGAACGTGTTGATGGTGGTGTCACCCCTTCAAAGAAGCAATCTGCTTTGAACAGATTCAATAATGAGAAGCAGAGATTTGTCTTTCTATTAGAAACCCGTGCTTGTCTTTCCAGCATCAAGTTATCTACAGTTGGTACTGTCATAATATTTGGAAGTGACTGGAGTCCAATGAATGATCTAAGAGCCCTGCAGAGAATAACACTTGATTCTCAGCTCGAACAAATAAAGGTATTTCGCTTATATTCATCATTTACCGTGGAGGAAAAACTTTTGATGCTTTCAAAACAAGATAAGACAATTGATAGCAACATAGAGTACATATCCCCCAGTAGTAGTCATATGCTGCTTAAATGGGGGGCTTCATACCTATTTAGTCAGTTGGATAAGTTTCATGGTATTACAATACCGGATGCAAGTATCTTGTCAGAGcaatcacatttaaaatatgtgattCAAGAATTTTTTACCATACTGCACCAAGCTGGGATTGATGATGATGCAAGCAAGTTGTCCCTAATTTTACAAGCCAAACAAAATCAAGGAATGTATAGGACAGAAATGCCATTGTTTGGTGTGCAGAAAATTCAAGTGATGAATGAAGATCCACCTCACACATTTTGGACAAAGCTTTTAGAGGGAAAGAGTCCAAGGTGGAAGTATTGTACTTCTTCATCTCAGAGGAATCGGAAAAGGGTTCATTATTTTGAAGATTTGCAAAAAGAACCTGAGGCTGAAAGTGCTGAAGTTGCAAAGAGGCGCAAGAAGGTTGTAAGTGATGGCAAGGATCATCCCTCTCCAAAAGCTGTGTTGCAAGAGGGGAAATTGGCTGCTGGGTACAGGAAAG GAAGCTCAGGAACCCTACCATATGATTTTACTCCTTTGAGTAGATCAATAGCTTCTGGGAGTGATACAATTCACGCAACCTCTAACTCACTTCATCCAGACAATAATGTCTCAAAAATACCAGCTCTAAAAATAGTTGAATGGGAGAGAAGAAAACAGCGTGACTCACAGAAGAATCTCCATGTTCTTTTGAAGCCACAAATAGCCAAACTCTGTGAAGTCCTTCATCTCACA GAGGATGTCAAGGCTATGGTTGAAAGGTTTCTTGAATATGTTATGAATAATCATCTGGTCAATAAGGAACCAACAACCATTTTACAGGCATTTCAAATTTCTCTG TGTTGGAGTGCTGCTTCTTTGTTGAAGCAGAAACTTGATCACAAAGAATCACTTGCACTTGCAAAGCAGCATCTAGGTTTTACTTGCAAGAAAGAAGAGGCTGACTATGTTTATTCAATGTTGCGGTGTTTGAAGAGAATGTTTCTATACCGTACAGGGTATTTGAAGGTCCTAAGCTCTCCTAAAGCTTCTGGATTACCAGGTAAATCTGTTGGAAAAGATTATTCCAGTGCAGCTTCTTACCAGCATAACATAAAAGCAGAGACTGAAGATTTGTCGGATTTTCGAGAAGGTTCTGATATACAGGCCATTTCAGAGTCTAGACTTGCCCCAGAAATTCGATTGGCACAGAGAGATCTTCTGAAAAgcataaaagaaattgagaaaaaatgtGATAAGCAGATGAGAAAACTAATTGAGAAACATAAGCAGGAAGTGGAACAATTTAACCAGAAGTATGAATATGAAAAGGCACAACTGGAAAATAAGAAAAGGACAGAAGCTGCGGTTATCCGTTTGCATAGTAATGTCTCAATGAGGACTGATAAGCTCAATAATTTGGACACTGAATATGCAAGGAAGTTTGATGAACTCGAACAGCAGATGGATCTACATCTCAAGAATCTTGAGGCACTGCAGGTGGCAGCAAGAAGCAATTTTCTAGAAAGAAAGACTCGTTGGGTAGAATCAGTTAAGTCCTGGGCTAGGGTTGAGTTAGTGAAGCCACCTGTAAGTCTGGCGAATCTTTCTGAAGAAAGGAGTTCTGCAGGCATTATTCATTCTGCTTCTGGAAGTGAGGTAAGACAATCGAAAATTGTTCACATTGTGAATGACGAAGTTATGGCATACGGTGATCCCATCAACAAGGCTAGACCCTTCAAGGACAATTCTGAGGTAGCATCAGTTGAGAATCTTGGTTTCTGGGAAGGTCAGGAGAACCTTGCCTCGTTGCTGGCACCATCATCTCAAAAATATTTCGATATAAATTCATTAAGAAAGGTTGATGGGGAGACCCCCTTGAGAGAATCAGGAACTATCATTTCTAGTAAAGGTCAACAGAACTTTGTCTCATTAGAAGCTTCTCCATCTGCTGAAATTCCCGAGGAATCCAATTTAAGGGAAACTGATGTGCAAGTTCCGTTAAGAGAAATTGTTGCTGTCAATTCCGGTGAAGGTCAGGAGAACCTTGCCTCAACAGAAGCACTTTCATATGAAGAAACTACTGATGGAGCTGTATTAAGCAATTTTGATGGCGAGGTTCATTTGAGAGTACCTGAGATTGTCTGTTCTGGTGAAGGTTACGAGAATTTACCATCGGTGGTTGTCTCTTCATCTGAAGAAGTTCCTGGTGGAACCACGTTAAACATGGCTGAGGGGGAGCTTCCCTTTAGTAGACCTGAAGCTATCGGTTCTACTGAAGGTCAGGAGAATATCATGTCTGCTAACTGTTCATTTGAGAAACAGATTCCTGGTGGAGCCACGTTGAATCTGCCTGATGGAGAAATTCCAAGGAGCACAGCTGTGATTGCAACTTCTTGTGATGGTATGGATATTATTGTCTGCACGAATTCCTCTACATCTAAAGAACAAATACCTGATACAGCTGCATGTTCTATGCCCACTAAAGAGGTCTCTTTGGTGGAACCTGAAACTGTTCCGAGTGAAGTCCTCGAGGAAATCAGTGTTCAAAGAGAGAATGATGGAACAAGTCCCATCGAAAATGACCAGCTGGATGGCATACAATGCACAATGAACTGCGAAGCTGAATTCCAAGAACCATCTCTGGCGGATCTATCTTCAATGCAGCCCGTGCCTACCTCGGACCAAGGTGGTCCGCAGCCACCAGATCTG GTATCCCCAAATGTGGGTCCTCTTCCATATGCTTCCTCTGAAGCACAAGCAAGATGCATGTCAAACAATGAAATGCGAAATGCTTCTCAGTTAGCTGAAACTTCACCATTTAATGGCGCCATTGATGCAACCTGCAATATGTCCAATCCTGACACCACAGGTGTGGAGCTTAGAGAGCAAATGCAGCAGCTGAGATCCTCTGAATCAACTTCCAACCTCTCTCATCCCGATCTACCTTCTGTTACTGCAGTTGAACATCAATCAAACAATGAAGGCCAAACTGCCAACCAGAGTTCTCAGGCTCCAACGCAACCAGTGGCAAACCATATTGAGCTCTCCAATCAAGATTTCTTGCAGCCTCTGCATTCACCCATTGATGGTGCTGTTGACAGGCTTGTGAGACAGGCTTCAGAAACGAGGACAGCTTCAGTCCCTTTTGTTTCTAATGGCCTTCCCTTGCAGACTGAACCTGCTCTATCATCTCGGATGCATCCGACTTTTTATCATGACCCACTtcaaaatgaaatggaaagaatACTGAAAGAAAAAGAGCAAACCGCTAAGGTTCATGAAGACATG AAGCTGCAGCTGAAATTGGAGTGTGAGAAGGAGATTAAGGAGGTTATTGTTCAGATTCGTCAAAAGTATGAAGCTAAACTTAAAGAGAAAGAAGCAGAATTTCTTCTGCATAGAACGGAGCTCAGTGAAACTTACAACAAAGTTCTCTTGCATAAGATCTTGGCTGAGGCTTTCAGGTCTAAATGTATGGATAATAGGGCATCTGGTTCAGCAGGAACAAAGAAAG AGGCAAATTCTAATTTCATGCCGCAGCAGGTTCAACTTTCATCGCAACAGATGGTACAACAGCCTCCTGCTGCTTCTGGTCTCCCTTCAACTGGCTCAGCTTCTAGTATGCAAACTGTTTCACCCGCTGTAGTTAATGCACAAATATTGCAGCGTTCTACTGCTTCAGGGATCCCTTCAACTGGCTCAGCTTCTACTATGCAAATTGTTTCACCTGCTGTAGTCAATGCGCAAACATTGCAGCTTTCTACTGCTTCAGGGATTCCTTCAACTGGCTCAGCTTCTACTATGCAAACTGTTTCACCTGCTGTAGTCAATGCACAAACCTTGCAGCGTTCTACTGCTTCAGGGATCCCTTCAACTGGCTCAACTTCTACTATGCAAACTGTTTCACCTGCTGTAGTCAATGCACAAACTTTGCAGCGTTCTACTGCTTCAGGGATCCCTTCAAGTAGCTCAACTTCTACTATGCAAACTGTTTCACTTGCTGCAGTCAATGCACAAACCTTGCAGCCTTCCACTGCTTCAGGGATCCCTCCAACTGGCTCAGCTTCTAGTATGCAAACTGTTTCACCTGCTGTAGGCAATGCACAAACCTTGCCGCCTTCCACTGCTTCAGGGATCCCTTCAACTGGCTCAGCTACTAGCATGCAAACTGTTTCTCCTGCTCTAGTCAATGCACAAACCATGGGTCCACATTTGCAGGTTGTTAAGTCTTCGGCATTATTCTCAGGCACTCCAACTAGATCTCCCCATATCGGCAACATCTCTTCTACTGGAAACCTTAAAATAGGCACTGAGATTCGTGCTCCTGCCCCACATTTACAGCCATTTAGGCCTTCATCATCCATTTCCCCGAGCAGTCTCCCATTGCATTCTCATGTTAACCACCTTGCACGTAGGCAGGCATCAATTACCGGCCAATCTGGTAGGATCCAACATGAAGTTGTTGGAGGGTTGGCAGCTCCACCAAGATCTTTCTCACCTGGTGCCAATGCAAATCCACCAGGTTTTTTGCTGCCAAATGTTAGTTCAAGGTTGATGCCAAGTAGTCGGTCTAACTCAGCACAGCAAGGCGGAGGAGCGACTGATGTTGTTTGTTTATCAGATGATGACTAA